The genomic window CTTGGCCGACCGAGGACAAAACCGTTGACGATTCCGGCCTCGGAGTGGATGATGTGGCCCAAAGCCCACAAGGGATGATTGCCGCCGTTAGGCGTGGGTGCGGTGACTTCCGCCCCCTCGACGTCCGCGAGCAGGGCCATCAGCCACTGGCGACTCATGTCAAGTTGGGCCTTCAAGACCGCCGTGCCGTTCATGCGTCGCTCCTCCCCCCAGGTATCGTGCGCGGTTGTGACTTGGATGACTCACCGTTTCCCGAGGCCTGTCCCTTCACCCTGCCTGAGCGTTTGATCAGAGTGCGTTTCATCGCGTCAATCAGGTTGGTCGCCGGCACGCGGGCGATTCCCAGTTTCTTCGCCAGACTCAACCCCGTCAACGTGTTGGCGATCCACTGGGCCCCTGTGTCCGGATCGACCTGGTCGCTGGTGTGGCCGGCATCGCGGGCTTCACGCAGCAGCTTGCGGCAGCGATCCTGAAGGTCGTCGTAGATGTCCTGAACCGCCTCTCGAAGACGGCCGTCGGCGGGGGTCAGCTCGGCCGTCAGGGTGGCCAACATCTGACAGTTGCACCACTCGGGCCGGTTGTTCAACTCGGCCGCTTGGTCGAGCAGGGCCTCGAGACGCTCCGCAGCCGTGTGTTGCTTCATGGCCGGGGCAAAGAGTTGTTCCGCGTATTCCTGGCGGGTCCGCTCCAACACAGCCAGCGCCAGATCCTCCTTTGAATGGAAATGATGATAGAACGCACCTTTGGTCAGGCCCGTCGCCTCCTGAATGTCGGCGATACCAGTCCTGTGGTAGCCATGCTTGCTGAACAACTGGCGGGCGACCTGAAGAATGTCGGTTCGCGTCGCCTCGCCGCGCGATTGAACCGGAGCTGTGTTCGTATTGTTCATGGGCGCGCCTCCCACAAAAAGTACCAATCGGTCGGTAGCTTTATGATAGTTGAGTGGTTTTGTCAAGGCCGTTGGAGTCCTTGGGACGCCCAGCAACCGGCTGACCAAATCCTGTGAGTTTTCGA from Phycisphaerae bacterium includes these protein-coding regions:
- a CDS encoding TetR/AcrR family transcriptional regulator, whose translation is MNNTNTAPVQSRGEATRTDILQVARQLFSKHGYHRTGIADIQEATGLTKGAFYHHFHSKEDLALAVLERTRQEYAEQLFAPAMKQHTAAERLEALLDQAAELNNRPEWCNCQMLATLTAELTPADGRLREAVQDIYDDLQDRCRKLLREARDAGHTSDQVDPDTGAQWIANTLTGLSLAKKLGIARVPATNLIDAMKRTLIKRSGRVKGQASGNGESSKSQPRTIPGGRSDA